A portion of the uncultured Bacteroides sp. genome contains these proteins:
- a CDS encoding SusC/RagA family TonB-linked outer membrane protein — MKKKCLKKLCIKKKYRILTLLLLVFSSVTAQISEKLITIQQNEVSLIQAFDIIKSQTKVSVMYQDNMINKNIYLNLNIQNAPLKKALKEICDPAGLDFSFRDNYVLITVSKETIRSANKELARVKKTGNEMRYVHGKVLDSSGEALPGASIITTDKKQGIISDNNGCFSLQIPANENLTLNVSYLGMEELKISVKQGAADIQLKNIVMKEDNSMIDEVVVTGYQQIDRRNLTSSVTSVKMKDLMMPGISSLDKMLQGRIPDLIVTNSSSEINSVPKIRIRGTSTLIGNREPLWVVDGVIVNDPINLSADIMNDPDYINRIGNAISGLNPQDIERIDVLKDAAATALYGTRAANGIIVVTTKKGRIGKTIVAYNFNSSYRRHPRYTDHKINLMNSKERVEISRDLVNDHYKYPANMTIIGYEDAVSKFYNGSYTEEEFNSQVAKLETQNTDWFKLLTHDSFSSDHSVNVSGGTDKFRYYTSLGYTNNDDVINNNNNRRYTAATKLDFNLGERLQASLNINIYNEQKKYNQSTISPIDYAYNTSRVIPAYNDNSFYYYKKVTETSSGPMNFNILNELENSYMKQKMSGSTATLNLRYYVANWLNLSSILSYSSSNTNIEGYWGENTWYAAGLRGTEYGTLATDESRMPLGGELSENTVSSDSYTARVQANINKYFGTDGQHNLNIAIGTEASSNLYKGFSDTNRGYYLDRGKKFVKSIPTNYTAYYQWLAESMPTITDNKSNLLSAYMTASYSYKELFTINANTRYDGSNKFGSRSNEKLLPVWSTSGLLNLKEMTKLHADWLDAINLKASYGEQGNMIDNQTPVMTLKKGTLDSYYNEMISTVNTFANPDLKWEKTHSFNTGLETSLFNSRLMLSFEYYYKKTTDAFMNKPISDINGFTSYIVNSGNLINKGYNVSFTAIPIRSRDLNWMVSGSLSKVMNKIETAPGKDVYELSNFLDGTAVVKGQAIGTFYSYKFTGLNPLDGGPLFDDWEDRNSELIGLSKYETYTKVLTPSGKREPDLTGSLSNTLSYKSWRLGVLLNYSLGAKVRLFKLYSQSADGSSSGGIYPEFNLNKDLLNRWKKTGDERYTNIPSIMSNNTLGYYIYQRHYSSGINYPGIKLAEDSWSMYDYSDIRVVSADYLQVANISLTYELPGKLLKANKLHRVALTLSGSNLYTFCAKALKGQTPTQSGFSNIQLSDTPIYTFGINIEF, encoded by the coding sequence AAGAGACCATAAGAAGTGCAAACAAAGAGTTGGCAAGGGTAAAAAAGACAGGCAATGAGATGCGTTATGTTCACGGAAAGGTGCTTGATAGCTCAGGAGAAGCACTACCTGGCGCTAGTATTATCACAACGGATAAAAAGCAAGGTATAATCAGTGATAATAACGGATGTTTCTCTTTACAGATTCCCGCAAATGAAAATTTAACATTGAATGTATCGTATCTCGGAATGGAAGAACTGAAAATATCGGTAAAACAGGGAGCTGCAGATATTCAGCTAAAGAATATAGTGATGAAGGAAGATAATTCAATGATTGATGAAGTGGTCGTTACCGGATATCAACAAATAGACCGCCGCAATTTAACCAGCTCTGTTACATCAGTAAAGATGAAAGATCTGATGATGCCGGGAATTTCCAGTCTGGATAAAATGTTGCAAGGACGAATACCTGATTTGATAGTAACCAATAGCAGCAGTGAGATAAATTCCGTTCCCAAAATTCGTATTCGGGGTACCTCTACTTTGATTGGGAATCGTGAACCATTATGGGTTGTCGATGGAGTAATTGTTAATGATCCAATCAATCTATCTGCTGATATCATGAATGATCCCGATTATATCAATCGAATTGGAAATGCTATCTCAGGATTAAATCCCCAAGATATAGAACGTATTGATGTACTTAAAGATGCAGCAGCAACAGCGTTGTATGGCACGAGAGCTGCAAATGGAATTATAGTAGTCACAACAAAAAAAGGGCGTATTGGAAAAACTATTGTAGCATATAACTTCAACAGTTCATACCGACGTCATCCACGCTACACTGACCATAAAATTAATTTAATGAATTCAAAGGAGCGTGTAGAAATATCACGCGACTTAGTGAATGATCATTATAAGTATCCCGCTAACATGACGATAATTGGCTATGAAGATGCTGTCAGCAAATTCTATAACGGAAGTTACACCGAAGAAGAATTTAACTCTCAGGTTGCCAAACTAGAAACACAAAATACAGATTGGTTCAAATTACTGACACATGACTCTTTTTCCTCCGACCACTCGGTAAACGTGTCAGGAGGTACAGATAAATTTCGCTACTACACATCGTTAGGATACACCAATAATGACGATGTGATTAATAACAATAATAATAGGCGATATACCGCTGCCACTAAACTTGATTTTAACTTGGGAGAACGTCTTCAGGCATCTCTAAATATCAACATATACAATGAGCAGAAGAAATATAATCAGTCAACAATCTCGCCTATTGACTATGCATACAATACAAGCAGAGTAATCCCTGCATATAATGATAATAGCTTCTATTATTACAAGAAAGTGACGGAAACATCTAGTGGCCCTATGAACTTTAACATTTTAAATGAACTGGAAAACAGTTACATGAAACAGAAAATGTCTGGATCAACAGCCACTCTAAACCTCCGATATTACGTAGCAAACTGGTTAAACTTAAGTAGCATATTATCTTATTCCAGTTCCAATACAAACATTGAAGGATATTGGGGCGAAAACACATGGTATGCAGCCGGATTGCGTGGCACAGAATACGGAACCTTGGCAACAGACGAAAGTAGAATGCCTTTAGGTGGTGAATTATCTGAAAACACAGTAAGCAGTGACAGTTATACTGCCAGAGTACAAGCAAACATCAATAAATACTTCGGAACAGATGGTCAACATAATCTGAATATAGCAATCGGAACAGAAGCAAGCTCAAACTTATACAAAGGTTTTTCTGATACAAATCGAGGATATTATCTCGATAGAGGAAAGAAGTTTGTAAAATCGATACCCACTAATTATACAGCATATTATCAATGGTTAGCCGAAAGTATGCCAACAATCACTGACAATAAAAGTAATCTATTATCAGCCTACATGACAGCATCTTATAGCTACAAAGAGCTGTTTACCATCAACGCAAATACCCGTTATGACGGATCAAACAAATTTGGTAGTAGAAGCAATGAGAAATTACTTCCGGTATGGTCCACTTCAGGATTACTTAACTTAAAAGAAATGACAAAGCTACATGCAGACTGGTTAGACGCTATCAATCTGAAAGCTTCTTATGGAGAGCAAGGCAATATGATTGATAATCAAACCCCTGTTATGACTTTAAAGAAAGGGACACTAGACAGTTATTATAACGAAATGATTTCTACTGTGAACACTTTTGCAAATCCGGATCTTAAATGGGAAAAAACACATTCTTTCAATACCGGGCTTGAAACAAGCTTATTCAACAGTAGGCTCATGTTATCGTTTGAATATTATTATAAGAAGACAACAGATGCCTTCATGAATAAACCTATTTCAGACATTAATGGCTTTACCTCTTACATTGTCAATTCGGGAAACCTCATCAACAAAGGATATAACGTATCCTTTACCGCAATCCCTATAAGAAGTAGAGATCTGAATTGGATGGTATCGGGTTCATTATCCAAAGTGATGAATAAGATAGAAACAGCCCCTGGAAAAGATGTATATGAACTTAGTAATTTTCTGGATGGCACTGCCGTCGTTAAAGGGCAAGCAATAGGAACATTCTACTCGTACAAATTTACTGGTTTGAATCCGCTAGACGGGGGACCTTTATTTGACGACTGGGAAGATCGAAATTCAGAACTAATTGGGCTAAGTAAATATGAAACTTACACAAAAGTACTGACTCCCTCAGGAAAGCGCGAGCCGGATTTAACCGGAAGCCTCAGTAATACACTCAGCTACAAATCATGGAGACTGGGCGTATTGCTAAACTACAGCCTCGGAGCAAAAGTTAGATTATTCAAATTATACTCTCAATCGGCCGACGGTTCTTCTAGTGGAGGCATTTACCCGGAGTTCAATCTTAACAAAGATTTGCTCAACAGATGGAAAAAAACCGGAGACGAACGTTATACCAATATTCCTTCCATTATGAGCAACAACACACTAGGATATTATATTTACCAGAGACATTATTCCTCCGGAATTAATTACCCCGGTATCAAGCTGGCTGAGGATTCCTGGTCAATGTATGATTATTCGGATATACGAGTAGTGAGTGCAGATTATCTACAAGTGGCTAATATCAGCTTAACCTACGAATTGCCCGGCAAGCTATTAAAAGCAAACAAACTGCACAGAGTTGCACTTACTTTATCCGGATCAAATTTATACACTTTCTGTGCTAAAGCCCTAAAAGGACAAACGCCAACCCAATCAGGTTTTTCAAACATTCAGCTATCAGACACACCAATCTATACATTCGGAATTAATATTGAATTTTAA
- a CDS encoding RagB/SusD family nutrient uptake outer membrane protein, which translates to MKYTKYLSIMALALFTSCSSFLEEYSQETDYVNSWKDLDETLLGDCYMPIKKSNTVANTGDYEHFIHFMGDELEECAQGANELSLAYDGKERVFGYFTWQQRVGQNDTYTGFNAENESWTEIYRLINVANNIIYAAKSVPQKTEAEQNGVLKVNGEAHFLRAAYYFWLINLYGNPYSPSTAKNDLGVPLKLSEKVEDKVFGRNTVQEVYDQILEDLNQAEQDLSQIKTSTSIYRANATTVQFLLSRVYLYMQNWEKAAEYADKVIKAHPEILSLHSDLSNGFLSKSSVETIFSMGGNSLPCMVSYEYKGFTVSKSLYQAYSDDDLRKTKYWWLSGDFVGYAKVPPLNFSNQEMDPESATYYNNVYNQGWLYQSAEVSDKFLYRSAEAYLIKAEAEAYLGNDAKAREVLNELLINRYKAGTNYEVTSSNKELVKVIRNERRKELALEGTRWFDLRRYNVCEKYPESYPIVHNYYYYESRNSMNKTEYHTFVLEPNDKAYTLPIPQEVLDFNTGMSNNERPFRNYTVTKTN; encoded by the coding sequence ATGAAATATACAAAATATCTGAGTATAATGGCGCTTGCATTATTTACAAGCTGCTCTAGCTTCCTTGAAGAATACTCACAAGAAACGGATTATGTCAACTCGTGGAAGGATCTGGATGAAACACTCTTAGGTGACTGTTACATGCCAATCAAGAAATCTAATACTGTTGCCAATACAGGAGATTATGAACATTTTATTCATTTTATGGGAGATGAATTAGAAGAGTGCGCCCAAGGAGCAAATGAGCTCAGTCTTGCTTACGATGGAAAGGAAAGAGTTTTCGGATACTTCACCTGGCAACAAAGGGTGGGACAAAACGATACGTATACCGGATTCAATGCTGAAAATGAAAGCTGGACTGAAATATATCGCCTTATCAATGTAGCGAATAATATAATCTATGCAGCAAAAAGTGTACCCCAAAAAACAGAAGCAGAACAAAATGGCGTACTAAAGGTGAATGGAGAAGCACATTTCTTAAGAGCTGCCTATTATTTTTGGCTAATCAATCTTTATGGAAATCCTTACTCCCCTTCTACCGCAAAAAATGATTTGGGAGTTCCGTTAAAGTTATCGGAAAAAGTAGAAGATAAAGTTTTTGGACGTAACACGGTGCAAGAAGTGTATGACCAGATCCTGGAAGATTTAAACCAAGCAGAGCAAGACTTATCGCAAATAAAAACTTCCACTTCAATCTATCGTGCTAATGCAACAACTGTCCAATTTCTTTTAAGTCGCGTCTACCTTTACATGCAAAATTGGGAAAAAGCAGCGGAATATGCGGATAAAGTGATTAAGGCACATCCCGAGATTCTATCCTTACACAGTGACCTAAGCAACGGCTTCCTATCAAAATCATCCGTCGAAACAATCTTTTCTATGGGAGGCAATTCTCTACCTTGCATGGTTAGCTATGAATACAAAGGATTTACAGTCTCAAAAAGTTTATATCAGGCTTATAGCGATGATGACTTACGCAAAACTAAATATTGGTGGTTATCAGGAGATTTTGTAGGCTATGCAAAAGTACCCCCATTAAACTTTTCAAATCAAGAAATGGATCCCGAATCTGCTACATATTACAACAATGTGTATAATCAAGGCTGGCTGTATCAATCTGCTGAAGTCTCTGACAAATTTCTATATCGCTCGGCAGAAGCCTACCTAATAAAAGCAGAAGCAGAAGCATATTTAGGTAATGACGCAAAAGCCCGGGAAGTCTTAAACGAATTACTAATAAACAGGTACAAAGCAGGAACAAATTATGAGGTAACTTCATCAAACAAAGAGCTAGTGAAAGTTATTCGCAATGAGCGCCGCAAGGAGTTGGCATTAGAGGGAACACGTTGGTTTGACTTACGACGTTACAACGTTTGCGAGAAATATCCGGAATCTTATCCGATTGTGCACAATTATTATTATTACGAATCGCGCAATTCCATGAATAAGACGGAATATCATACGTTTGTGCTAGAACCCAACGATAAAGCCTACACCTTACCTATTCCTCAGGAAGTTCTCGATTTCAACACAGGAATGAGCAATAATGAGCGTCCTTTTCGAAATTATACTGTAACAAAAACAAATTAA